The sequence CCGCCGATGCGCACCAAGGTGCCGTCACGGTAAATTTTCAGCTGAATGGTCTCCTGACCACCCAACCGCATGTTAAACGCGATAAATCCGACTTCTGATTTGCGCATGATCCAAGTTAGTTTTTAAGGGCCGAATTGCCAACTACAACTCCTGCAAAAGTGTCAGTAGCCTGTCTGGGTAATCGGTGATAATGCCGTGAACGCCAAGCCTCACCATCGCGCGCATGTCCGCTTCTTCATTCACCGTCCAAGGCACAACCTTCATGTTTTTTTCAGCTGCGAATGTGAGCATGCCTTCATCCACCAATTCCCAATAAGGACTCAGCACCTCCGGATAAAAGCCCAATTCGCTGATTTTTGCTTGATAATCTTCCTTTTCGTCGATGAGCAAGCCCAACGCGATCGTTTTGTCTTGGCGACGCGCCTCGCGCAGCCCCTCGGGATCAAAGCATTGCAAGGTGCACCGCTCGGCGACGCCTTTGTTTTGAATCACGGCCATCACCAATTCAACAAACTCAGGAATTCCCGGATGCCAAACACCAACGCCGTTGGGTTCGATTTTGAGTTCTATGTTGTAGTGGGGGATGCGTTCCGGCTGCTCGTAGTCATCGTAGGCAATTTTGCTTTCAATGGCGTCAAAGACATCGGAGAGCAAGGGTTTGGTGACCTTGAGCTTTTGTTGACCGGGAAATCGTGGATGCGGTTTGGTGCCACAGTCCCAATTTTTGACCTCCTCATAATTCATCTGGAAAATATTGGTTGGCACCGACTCTGACTCCGCCATCGGACCACCATTCAAATTCTGGCAAAAATCACCTTCAAACCAAGCCTCATGCGAGACGAGCACCTGTCGGTCTTTGGTGATGACGACATCCATCTCCAGGGTGGTCACGCCGAGGTCCCAGGCCTTTTCAAAAGCAGGAATCGAATTTTCAGGCATCAATCCGCGGCAGCCACGGTGGCCTTGGACGTCGAGGTCGATCACGCCGTAGTTGCAGGAAACCATTGTAGAAGCAAGCGTAAATAGGAGAACCGTCAGCCTACCGGTTGGCAGCATTCGGCGAAAGGTGGAGAACAAAGGCAGGGAAATCATGGGTCAAATTGGATGCGGGTATTGGCAAATGCTTTGCATGGAAGCATTTACGGGGCGATGGCAAAATGGTTGAAGCCATTCAACCACAAAAAATCCATTCGAAGGTCATCAATCATCTTCGGGCAGAATTTCAAACACGCGACCGACTTGACCGTCATCGAGTTTGACTTTGATGCCCCGGGTATGCACCGGCGCACTTGTGAGGATGGCCTTGACGATGCCTTCGGTGAGCTTGCCCGTGCGTTGGTCCTTTTTCAGGATCACGTTCACGAGCATGCCGATTTTGATGTCTGCGCGTCGGGTGCCGTTCATTTTTTCAAGCCTGCGAAGTAGGCTGTCATGGGCTTCACATAATATTCCTGCCAGCCATCGAAGTATTTCTGACCGTCACCGGCGGGAATACTCGTATGGCGGAGGGTGAATTGGCAGCCTTGCGTGCTGTCACGCAGCAGGATTTCGACTTGGCTGTCGTCGGCATCTTCGGGAAATTCATCGGTGCGCCAGGTGGTCACGATGCGGCTTTCGGGTTCGAGGCCCATGATTTCGCCACTGATATAGCCTTCCCAAGCCGTGAAATTGCTGCCTTCCTCGGCTTTGATCGTCGCACGGGCGCCGGTCATGGCGGAATGCTCCTTGCTGCTCAACCAAGCACGGTACAAAGCAGATGCCGTGACAGGCAACAAGGCAGTGACAAGAATGGATTCGGTCTTCATAGATTTTTGATTTCTGTTGGTGAAATTAGCGGTTGTGCGCCGGAAATCTAGACGGATTCATGATTTTTTTGGCGAATGAAACAGTTGGTAACCCACTGAAGTTGCAAGAAAGATGGAAAACACGATCACAGAAGCAGCACTTGAACAATTGCGCTACCCCGTCGGGCGGTGGCAACGCCCCGAATCGCTTTCACAAGCATCCTTGGAAGCTGATTTGGCAACATTGGCGGCATTTCCCAGCATTTTGCGGCCCAAGGTGGAGCAATTGGGTGATGGAATCCTGGACACGCCTTACCGCCCGGGCGGTTGGTCCGTACGACAGGTCATCCACCATTGTGCCGACAGCCATATCAATTGTTTGGTGCGGTTCAAATTGGCCTTGACCGAAGACAAGCCCACGATCAAGCCCTACGCCGAGGAGCATTGGGCCGAATTGCCTGATTATCAATTGCCGATTGCGAGTTCGTTGGAGATGCTCACGCTCGTGCACGCCCGCCTCACGCACATCATGACGCACATGAAGCCCGAAGATTGGCTCCGCGAATACATCCATCCGCAGTACGGGACGACCTTTGCTTTGTATCAGGTGGCGTCGTTGTATGCCTGGCATTGCCGGCACCATTTGGGACATGTGGAGTTGGTGGTGAAGTGAGCAGATTTCTGCATAAACGGAAACCAACA is a genomic window of Bacteroidota bacterium containing:
- a CDS encoding glycerophosphodiester phosphodiesterase, encoding MLPTGRLTVLLFTLASTMVSCNYGVIDLDVQGHRGCRGLMPENSIPAFEKAWDLGVTTLEMDVVITKDRQVLVSHEAWFEGDFCQNLNGGPMAESESVPTNIFQMNYEEVKNWDCGTKPHPRFPGQQKLKVTKPLLSDVFDAIESKIAYDDYEQPERIPHYNIELKIEPNGVGVWHPGIPEFVELVMAVIQNKGVAERCTLQCFDPEGLREARRQDKTIALGLLIDEKEDYQAKISELGFYPEVLSPYWELVDEGMLTFAAEKNMKVVPWTVNEEADMRAMVRLGVHGIITDYPDRLLTLLQEL
- a CDS encoding YwbE family protein; its protein translation is MNGTRRADIKIGMLVNVILKKDQRTGKLTEGIVKAILTSAPVHTRGIKVKLDDGQVGRVFEILPEDD
- a CDS encoding SRPBCC domain-containing protein; this translates as MKTESILVTALLPVTASALYRAWLSSKEHSAMTGARATIKAEEGSNFTAWEGYISGEIMGLEPESRIVTTWRTDEFPEDADDSQVEILLRDSTQGCQFTLRHTSIPAGDGQKYFDGWQEYYVKPMTAYFAGLKK
- a CDS encoding putative metal-dependent hydrolase; its protein translation is MENTITEAALEQLRYPVGRWQRPESLSQASLEADLATLAAFPSILRPKVEQLGDGILDTPYRPGGWSVRQVIHHCADSHINCLVRFKLALTEDKPTIKPYAEEHWAELPDYQLPIASSLEMLTLVHARLTHIMTHMKPEDWLREYIHPQYGTTFALYQVASLYAWHCRHHLGHVELVVK